The Ciona intestinalis unplaced genomic scaffold, KH HT000571.1, whole genome shotgun sequence DNA segment atttggaaatgatgtgttaaaggtgtcccaactccccccaccctactatattatgctaattattagtttaagccatgctcattcattagatgtATGATctcttatatttaaatatttcactCTGGTTGTTACTTTAGGGTTAAATAGACGCATCGtgattttcaatgttttttttattaatatgtaaaCTCTTTTAAGTTTGATGCAATCTGTTATAATGATTAAACACTTTACATGTATTTCGATAACGCATGTATATTCCAATATGCAATTAGTGGATCCTCCTTGACACTGTTCACTGTGAACCAAAGCATATATACTAAGTATTACTATGTATTAGATCAAACTggttcatttattaaaatttatctttATTCTATAAAATTGATTAGAAACAGTTTACattctttaataaaaattagaaatattgGTAATCCTTTGTTTTATTGTGATCAAATAATTTAATGATTTCAAACATAATTCATGTACAGGTCGCTTGTACACGTTTGGTGGACATGATGATCCTTATAGTTCAAAGTGTTTAAATTCAATGGAAAGTTTTGATCCAAGAGAAGGGAAATGGGAATCACTAAAACCAATGAATGAGAAAAGAAATGCATTGTGTGGTGTTGTTTACAATGATGAGATTTACGCCTATGTTACGGTcagaaacgttttttttttttttcgaaacgt contains these protein-coding regions:
- the LOC108950679 gene encoding kelch-like protein 3, which codes for MKEQRWRAASAVLNDQMCVAGGCGGSNIFSSVELYNPMVNTWTNIPPMKTERYQHALVSYNGRLYTFGGHDDPYSSKCLNSMESFDPREGKWESLKPMNEKRNALCGVVYNDEIYAYVTVRNVFFFFRNVFYVNVF